A genome region from Alicyclobacillus acidocaldarius subsp. acidocaldarius DSM 446 includes the following:
- a CDS encoding Gfo/Idh/MocA family protein produces the protein MERRFRVAIVGCGQMANTWVDLLKREPDVHIEALADVDLDRARDMAARYGLEAAIFASVEALLDEARPNLVVDTAIPEARRAIVTAALERGCDVIAEKPFAPTRADAEAILDAVARSGRRYIVMQNRRYEPHLRAIRRAIEGGLIGRVEQIHADFFIGAHFGGFRERMEHPLLLDMAIHTFDQARFLLGGAKAETALCMAFNPASSWYDGCASAICAFEMEGGAVFSYRGSWSAEGFRTSWESTWRIVGSRGTIAWDGSAKPEAEVVVEGAEGFLRPYRRVLIDVEPMPEVGHAACLREMLAALRTGQPAETESSDNVESARMMYAAIESAAIRAAVHVADGSPVAPHP, from the coding sequence ATGGAGAGGCGGTTTCGGGTCGCGATCGTCGGCTGCGGCCAGATGGCGAATACCTGGGTGGACCTTCTGAAACGGGAGCCGGACGTGCACATCGAGGCGCTGGCGGACGTGGATCTCGACCGGGCGCGGGACATGGCGGCAAGATACGGACTGGAGGCGGCCATCTTCGCATCCGTCGAGGCCCTGCTCGACGAAGCCCGCCCCAACCTCGTGGTGGACACGGCCATCCCCGAGGCCCGGCGCGCCATTGTGACCGCCGCGCTTGAGCGCGGGTGCGACGTGATCGCGGAAAAGCCGTTTGCCCCGACCCGCGCGGATGCGGAAGCCATTCTCGACGCCGTGGCGCGATCCGGTAGGCGCTACATCGTGATGCAGAATCGGCGCTATGAGCCGCACCTTCGCGCGATCCGGCGGGCCATCGAAGGCGGGCTCATCGGCCGCGTGGAGCAGATCCACGCGGATTTCTTCATCGGCGCCCACTTCGGCGGTTTCCGGGAACGCATGGAGCATCCACTGCTCTTGGACATGGCCATTCACACGTTCGACCAGGCTCGGTTCCTGCTCGGCGGCGCCAAGGCCGAGACGGCCCTGTGTATGGCGTTCAACCCGGCGAGTTCCTGGTACGACGGGTGCGCGAGCGCCATCTGCGCCTTCGAGATGGAAGGCGGTGCCGTGTTCAGCTACCGCGGCAGCTGGTCCGCGGAAGGATTTCGGACATCGTGGGAGTCGACGTGGCGCATCGTAGGAAGCCGAGGGACCATCGCATGGGACGGATCGGCAAAGCCCGAAGCGGAAGTGGTGGTGGAAGGGGCGGAAGGGTTCCTGCGGCCGTACAGGCGCGTGCTCATCGACGTGGAACCGATGCCAGAGGTAGGCCATGCGGCATGCCTGCGAGAGATGCTCGCGGCGCTGAGAACCGGACAACCTGCGGAGACCGAGTCGTCGGACAACGTGGAGAGCGCCCGGATGATGTACGCCGCCATCGAAAGCGCGGCCATCCGAGCCGCCGTCCATGTCGCCGACGGCAGCCCAGTTGCGCCGCACCCCTGA
- a CDS encoding metal ABC transporter solute-binding protein, Zn/Mn family gives MKRPWWNTAIAAMAAALVLTGCGIAKPASNGSAAAAQAKIRAVGAESEYADLIRQIGGPYVSVTAIMSNPAVDPHEYEANPKDAIAVAEANLIVQNGLGYDEFMNKLEQASPNPNRVVIDAGQALEYQANTANPHIWYQLNTMPRLAKMVAADLGKLDPTHAAYFQARAHAFIQSLKPWDEAVARLKAAFHGRGAAVTEPVSDYLLQEAGLDIKTPWAFQAAIMNGTDPSPQDVALQTQLFTRHEVGVFCYNKQVVTNVTKMFLSLARREHIPTVAVYETEPAGLTYQRWMLEETNGIYNALAHGTSLEAIS, from the coding sequence ATGAAGCGCCCATGGTGGAACACAGCCATTGCCGCGATGGCCGCCGCGCTCGTCTTGACGGGCTGCGGCATCGCGAAGCCCGCATCGAATGGAAGCGCGGCGGCAGCGCAGGCGAAAATCCGCGCCGTCGGGGCCGAGAGCGAATACGCGGACCTCATCCGGCAGATCGGCGGCCCGTACGTGTCGGTGACGGCCATCATGTCCAACCCCGCGGTGGACCCGCATGAATACGAAGCCAATCCGAAAGACGCCATCGCGGTGGCCGAGGCCAATCTGATTGTCCAAAACGGGCTCGGCTACGACGAGTTTATGAACAAGCTCGAGCAGGCTTCGCCCAATCCCAACCGCGTCGTGATCGACGCGGGACAGGCGCTGGAATATCAGGCGAACACCGCGAACCCGCACATCTGGTATCAGTTGAATACCATGCCTCGCCTGGCGAAGATGGTCGCGGCGGATCTGGGTAAACTGGATCCCACCCATGCAGCCTACTTCCAGGCGCGCGCGCATGCGTTCATTCAGTCGCTCAAGCCGTGGGACGAGGCGGTGGCGCGCCTGAAGGCGGCCTTCCACGGCCGTGGCGCGGCCGTCACGGAACCCGTGTCTGACTATCTGCTGCAAGAGGCGGGACTCGACATCAAGACGCCCTGGGCGTTTCAGGCGGCCATCATGAACGGCACGGACCCGTCTCCGCAGGACGTGGCGCTGCAGACGCAGCTGTTCACGCGCCACGAGGTGGGCGTGTTCTGCTACAACAAGCAGGTGGTGACGAACGTCACCAAGATGTTTCTCAGCCTAGCCCGACGCGAACACATTCCGACGGTCGCCGTGTACGAGACGGAGCCCGCTGGACTGACGTATCAGCGGTGGATGCTCGAGGAGACGAACGGCATCTACAACGCCCTCGCGCACGGCACTTCACTGGAGGCGATCTCGTGA
- a CDS encoding metal ABC transporter permease — protein MTLGWIGEALASAPVEHALLAGSEIAFLSGLVGAFVILRGQSFAGHVLTDVGTTGGAGAYLVGMNGWFGFLSFGIVASVGMELAGGRTRGERDLATGVVLSLALGFGALFLYLDAQLAHANASMAVLFGSLFTLDPALVPWISLAAAACVAAMLLIWRPLALASVNPDLARVRGVPVRAMSIAFMVVLAVAVETDALVAGSLLATALVVGPAATAARFTASPLRAGLAGGLLGALIVAASVLLSYSSYNWLPQHTSWPVSFFVAALTFLAYAASAAAHRVPFQRRAEVELR, from the coding sequence ATGACGCTCGGGTGGATCGGAGAAGCGCTCGCGAGTGCGCCTGTCGAGCACGCGCTTTTGGCCGGGAGCGAAATCGCGTTTCTCTCCGGCCTCGTGGGCGCGTTCGTGATTCTGCGCGGCCAGTCGTTCGCGGGCCACGTGTTGACGGACGTCGGCACCACCGGCGGCGCTGGGGCGTACCTCGTCGGCATGAACGGCTGGTTTGGGTTTCTGTCGTTTGGCATCGTGGCGTCCGTCGGCATGGAACTCGCCGGCGGCCGGACGCGCGGCGAGCGCGATCTCGCCACCGGCGTGGTGCTGTCCCTCGCGCTTGGCTTCGGCGCCCTGTTCCTGTACCTCGACGCGCAGCTCGCGCACGCCAACGCGTCGATGGCGGTGCTCTTCGGCTCCCTGTTCACGCTCGATCCCGCCCTCGTGCCGTGGATCTCGTTGGCGGCGGCCGCCTGCGTGGCGGCCATGCTTCTCATCTGGCGCCCGCTCGCCCTCGCCTCCGTCAACCCAGATCTCGCGCGCGTACGCGGCGTGCCCGTGCGGGCGATGTCCATCGCATTCATGGTGGTGCTGGCGGTGGCGGTGGAGACGGACGCGCTCGTAGCCGGATCGCTCCTCGCCACGGCGCTCGTCGTCGGGCCCGCCGCGACGGCCGCGCGGTTCACGGCGAGCCCACTTCGGGCTGGTCTCGCGGGCGGCTTGCTCGGCGCACTGATTGTGGCCGCGAGCGTGCTTTTGTCGTACAGCAGCTACAATTGGCTGCCGCAGCACACGAGCTGGCCGGTGAGCTTCTTTGTGGCCGCGCTCACCTTCTTGGCGTACGCCGCCTCGGCGGCGGCGCATCGGGTGCCGTTTCAGCGCAGAGCGGAGGTCGAGCTTCGATGA
- a CDS encoding WD40 repeat domain-containing protein, producing MRRGFAHEHNGYEVIFVHPGLRTALAALAISSALAGCGTAPATPTPPHSTSQDDHLPEGASPGALVACGSTEVAEYTGGKWIYFPASSILSAPSTLFESVDVSPTGEVAAVTSGSPDASTPGMSSANMLWTYRKGWHLVSIRNDTDVQLHTFGPDGALYVVPDDGTLPGIWKQTASGWQQLPGSAELGYIASLAWSPKGVLTVVSVPQNGATTVWQFENGRFVAMTSDHAPFAADSLTVGFAPNGDLAVGTSAHGVWIDERGRFVQPGGVPCPVTDVGQFAWSPQGVLTVSGKAGSQNGLWQFSAGRWQQVQGAGPAIGADKIYQFGWSPQGVLTVSDASRCQIFELVGGRWTPVWTKTHATDRNATPPKFAWSPAGTLVTNGGDLGGLWELTPGGSWVPIGGKSSPFAGEVGVSFTFAPQRFVRA from the coding sequence TTGCGGCGCGGTTTCGCGCACGAGCATAATGGGTACGAGGTGATCTTCGTGCATCCTGGCCTTCGAACGGCCCTCGCTGCGCTGGCGATCTCGTCGGCGCTCGCGGGGTGCGGGACGGCGCCCGCCACGCCCACGCCGCCCCATTCGACATCGCAAGACGACCATCTTCCCGAAGGCGCGTCCCCTGGCGCGCTCGTGGCCTGCGGATCGACGGAGGTGGCCGAATACACGGGAGGGAAGTGGATCTATTTCCCTGCCTCGTCTATTCTGAGCGCGCCGTCGACCCTCTTCGAGTCGGTGGACGTGTCGCCGACGGGAGAGGTGGCCGCGGTGACGAGCGGATCGCCCGACGCGTCCACGCCCGGCATGTCCTCCGCCAACATGCTTTGGACGTATCGCAAGGGCTGGCACCTGGTGTCCATCCGCAACGACACGGACGTTCAGCTGCACACGTTCGGGCCGGACGGCGCGCTGTACGTGGTGCCGGACGACGGCACCCTGCCTGGCATTTGGAAACAGACGGCGAGCGGGTGGCAGCAGCTTCCCGGAAGCGCGGAGCTCGGCTACATCGCCTCGCTTGCCTGGTCGCCGAAGGGCGTGCTCACGGTCGTGTCGGTGCCGCAGAACGGGGCGACCACCGTCTGGCAGTTTGAGAACGGCCGCTTTGTCGCCATGACGAGCGATCACGCCCCGTTTGCCGCCGACTCGCTGACGGTCGGCTTTGCCCCGAACGGCGATCTCGCCGTCGGCACGAGCGCGCACGGGGTGTGGATCGACGAGAGGGGGCGCTTTGTCCAGCCGGGCGGCGTGCCGTGCCCCGTCACCGACGTGGGCCAGTTCGCCTGGTCGCCCCAGGGCGTGCTCACGGTGAGCGGCAAGGCCGGATCGCAAAACGGCCTGTGGCAGTTCTCCGCCGGCAGGTGGCAGCAGGTGCAGGGCGCAGGCCCGGCCATCGGGGCGGATAAGATCTACCAGTTCGGCTGGTCGCCCCAGGGCGTGCTGACCGTGAGCGACGCCTCCAGGTGCCAAATCTTTGAGCTCGTCGGCGGACGCTGGACGCCTGTGTGGACCAAGACTCACGCGACGGATCGAAACGCCACTCCACCGAAATTCGCGTGGTCGCCCGCCGGCACGCTCGTGACGAACGGCGGCGATCTCGGCGGACTTTGGGAGCTCACCCCCGGGGGCAGCTGGGTGCCGATTGGCGGCAAGTCCTCGCCATTCGCCGGAGAGGTGGGTGTGAGCTTCACCTTCGCGCCGCAGCGCTTCGTCCGCGCGTGA
- a CDS encoding metal ABC transporter permease — translation MSPFMILAFPFARHAFLAASFVAVAAGWIGFYVVLRGTAFAAHALPKVGFAGASGALLLGVNSLVGVSLYSAVAALGIGALAERDRRDVATALVLALGLGTGALFLSLGNLYAEDAMSLLFGQVLGVSSSGVMETACVSAAGVLLVAAFHRRLLFTTVAREAAAVRGASNRVADWALLVSLGLVTSAMMPVVGALLSFSLLVGPALAARHLARRPWQAIVLSIVLSLGVTWLSLLLSFALGWPVGFFVACLSVLAYASARAATRGFGRRLRR, via the coding sequence ATGAGCCCGTTTATGATCCTCGCCTTTCCTTTCGCCCGCCACGCATTCTTGGCAGCGAGCTTCGTGGCCGTCGCAGCGGGGTGGATTGGCTTCTACGTCGTGCTTCGGGGCACGGCGTTCGCGGCGCACGCGCTCCCGAAAGTCGGGTTTGCCGGCGCGAGCGGCGCCCTGCTCCTCGGCGTGAACTCGCTCGTGGGCGTGAGCCTCTACTCGGCCGTCGCCGCGCTCGGCATCGGTGCGCTGGCGGAACGGGACCGGCGCGATGTGGCGACGGCGCTCGTCCTCGCCTTGGGCCTCGGCACAGGCGCCCTGTTTCTCAGCCTGGGCAACCTGTACGCCGAGGATGCGATGTCGCTTTTGTTCGGCCAGGTGCTCGGCGTGAGTTCGTCCGGCGTCATGGAGACGGCGTGCGTGTCGGCCGCTGGCGTCTTGCTCGTGGCGGCATTTCACCGCAGGCTTCTGTTCACCACCGTCGCGCGGGAGGCTGCGGCCGTCCGCGGCGCGTCCAACCGAGTGGCGGACTGGGCGCTGCTTGTGAGCCTCGGTCTTGTGACGAGCGCCATGATGCCTGTGGTGGGAGCGCTCCTCTCGTTCAGCCTGCTCGTCGGCCCGGCGCTCGCCGCGCGGCATCTCGCCCGCCGGCCCTGGCAAGCAATTGTCCTAAGCATCGTCCTGTCGCTCGGCGTCACGTGGCTCTCGCTGCTCCTGTCGTTCGCCCTCGGTTGGCCGGTCGGATTCTTCGTCGCGTGCCTATCGGTACTCGCTTACGCCTCGGCCCGCGCCGCGACACGGGGCTTCGGCCGCCGCCTGAGGCGGTGA
- a CDS encoding metal ABC transporter ATP-binding protein, translated as MNPAIAFRDLTVSYGSQPVFAHLSGEIQAGQLVGVLGPNGAGKSTLLKALAGLIRPIEGSVEIDGKPVKRRNAAIGYVPQAVQLDEDVPLTGRDLVGLGLDGHRLGFPLPTRRRRDAIEAALAEVNALHLADRRIGRLSGGERQRLLIAQAIVSKPRVLLLDEPLNNLDLASTHQVVDLVKRLAHEGQMAVLLVAHDVNPLIDRADEILYLANGRMAMGALDDVLRPEVLSNLYGYPVEVLRAGGRIIVAAGTMDGHAHAVSAASPEASVMLP; from the coding sequence GTGAATCCCGCCATCGCATTTCGCGATCTCACCGTGTCCTACGGTTCCCAGCCCGTGTTCGCGCATCTGAGCGGCGAGATCCAAGCCGGCCAATTGGTCGGCGTGCTCGGGCCGAATGGCGCAGGCAAGTCGACGCTGCTCAAGGCGCTCGCGGGCCTCATCCGCCCCATCGAGGGCTCGGTCGAGATCGACGGGAAGCCCGTCAAGCGGCGCAACGCGGCCATCGGCTACGTGCCACAGGCGGTGCAGTTGGACGAGGACGTGCCGCTCACGGGGCGCGATCTCGTCGGACTGGGTCTCGATGGCCACCGCCTCGGCTTTCCGCTCCCGACCAGGCGGCGGCGCGACGCGATTGAAGCGGCACTCGCCGAAGTGAACGCGCTCCACCTGGCGGACAGGCGCATCGGGCGGCTGTCGGGCGGCGAGCGCCAGCGGCTGCTCATCGCGCAGGCCATCGTCTCGAAGCCGCGCGTTCTATTGCTCGACGAGCCGCTCAACAACCTCGATCTCGCCTCCACGCACCAGGTGGTGGATCTCGTGAAGCGGCTCGCGCACGAGGGCCAGATGGCCGTGTTGCTTGTGGCGCACGACGTGAATCCGCTCATCGACCGCGCTGACGAAATCCTCTATCTGGCGAACGGGCGCATGGCAATGGGCGCCTTGGACGATGTGCTGCGCCCCGAGGTGCTTTCAAACCTGTACGGATATCCGGTGGAGGTGCTGCGCGCAGGAGGCCGCATCATCGTGGCAGCGGGCACGATGGACGGGCACGCGCACGCGGTGTCGGCGGCAAGCCCGGAAGCGAGCGTGATGCTGCCATGA
- a CDS encoding EAL domain-containing protein, with protein sequence MHPVAQTYIPMLVILSYVVASLAAYASLDLGRRVLETRANRQLVWVVLGGVAMGIGIWSMHFVAMLALMLPAQMTYNWAVVALSLVFAMAGPGAALYVVARSASPVKLAYGALLMGAGIVFMHYTGMAAMTVEGGGFYYRAGPFVLSVVIAIVASYVALWLSFRLATARGWLAQAAKVACALVMGIAIAGMHYTGMWATVFVLPAHRRAAPMAYSGPLALVVAVFSAFILLAAIATVMLDRRLQADRRRLRLADERFRSLYTHHSDAIFTLDTRGAIVDQNPRAKELVPEHELRKSARAFARMIDRRDRPRVFKDYRRALGGSTTNGEFLLRAGDRALHMSATHIPIVLDDEIEGVFLVARDVTAEKVAAERMNYLAFHDTLTQLANRRHFEARVDDFIRDARPGDEMQILFVDLDRFKSVNDTLGHEFGDKLLQEIARILKEVAGEDALVARMGGDEFTITLFRQPMERAVAVADAILNRLRKPVRVEDRPLYMTASVGIASFPRHGVTRDMLLRHADLAMYTAKAEGRSTYRLFEERTAANAKSRLELEQELRTAAQRGDFEIHYQPKIDMRQKAVVGVEALLRWRRATGEYVPPCEFIPIAEETGLIAPIGEWCLRAACRQAKAWLDAGRPLSVAVNLSPYQVLTDGFLDVVREVLDETGLPAHYLEIEVTESAMMDAERAERFLAGCQALGIEVSLDDFGTGYSSLSRLTHLPLNVVKIDRAFTQRAVDGGRARALVASIVDIAHNLGMRCVAEGVETKEQLSVIEALGCDEAQGFYFARPVPPSDLEALSITAG encoded by the coding sequence TTGCACCCGGTTGCTCAGACGTATATTCCGATGCTCGTGATCCTCTCCTACGTCGTCGCATCGCTCGCCGCGTACGCCTCGCTCGATCTCGGCCGCCGCGTCCTGGAGACGCGGGCGAATCGCCAGCTCGTCTGGGTCGTGCTGGGCGGCGTGGCGATGGGCATCGGCATCTGGTCCATGCACTTTGTGGCGATGCTCGCCCTGATGCTCCCTGCCCAGATGACCTACAACTGGGCCGTCGTCGCGCTCTCCCTGGTCTTCGCCATGGCGGGCCCCGGGGCGGCGCTGTACGTGGTGGCGAGATCCGCGTCTCCGGTGAAACTCGCGTACGGGGCCCTGCTCATGGGCGCGGGCATCGTGTTCATGCATTACACGGGCATGGCCGCCATGACGGTGGAAGGCGGCGGCTTTTACTACCGCGCCGGGCCGTTTGTGCTGTCGGTCGTGATCGCCATCGTCGCCTCGTATGTGGCGCTGTGGCTCTCGTTCCGGCTGGCCACGGCGCGAGGCTGGCTCGCGCAGGCGGCAAAGGTGGCGTGCGCGCTCGTGATGGGCATCGCCATCGCGGGCATGCATTACACCGGCATGTGGGCCACCGTCTTCGTCCTGCCTGCCCATCGGCGAGCGGCGCCCATGGCGTACAGCGGACCGCTCGCGCTGGTCGTCGCCGTGTTCAGCGCGTTCATCCTGCTCGCCGCCATCGCGACCGTGATGCTCGACCGGCGGCTGCAGGCGGACCGGCGCCGCCTCCGGCTCGCGGACGAGCGATTTCGCTCGCTCTACACGCACCATTCGGACGCCATCTTCACGCTCGACACGCGCGGCGCCATCGTCGACCAAAATCCCCGCGCGAAGGAACTCGTGCCTGAGCACGAACTGCGGAAATCGGCCCGGGCGTTCGCGCGCATGATCGACCGGCGGGATCGGCCGCGGGTGTTCAAGGACTACCGGCGGGCGCTTGGCGGCAGCACCACGAACGGCGAGTTCCTGCTCCGGGCGGGAGATAGGGCGCTGCACATGAGCGCCACGCACATCCCCATCGTGCTCGACGACGAGATCGAGGGCGTGTTTCTGGTGGCGCGCGACGTCACGGCGGAGAAGGTGGCGGCCGAGCGCATGAACTATCTTGCCTTTCACGACACGCTGACGCAGCTCGCCAACAGGCGCCACTTCGAAGCGCGCGTGGACGACTTTATCCGCGACGCCCGCCCTGGCGACGAGATGCAGATTCTGTTTGTCGATCTCGACCGGTTCAAATCGGTCAATGACACGCTAGGACACGAGTTCGGAGACAAGCTGCTCCAGGAGATTGCCCGCATCCTGAAGGAGGTGGCCGGCGAGGATGCGCTCGTGGCCAGGATGGGCGGCGACGAATTCACCATCACGCTCTTCCGCCAGCCGATGGAGCGCGCCGTCGCCGTCGCGGACGCCATCCTGAACCGCCTGCGCAAACCCGTGCGCGTGGAGGATCGCCCGCTGTACATGACGGCGAGCGTCGGCATCGCGAGCTTCCCGCGGCACGGCGTCACGCGCGACATGTTGCTCCGCCACGCCGATCTCGCCATGTACACGGCGAAGGCCGAGGGGCGCAGCACGTACCGCCTGTTTGAAGAGCGCACGGCGGCAAACGCGAAGAGCCGGCTGGAACTCGAACAGGAACTCCGCACCGCGGCCCAGCGCGGCGACTTCGAGATTCATTACCAGCCGAAGATCGACATGCGCCAAAAGGCCGTCGTCGGCGTGGAGGCCTTGCTTCGCTGGCGCCGAGCGACTGGCGAATACGTGCCGCCGTGCGAGTTCATCCCCATCGCCGAGGAGACGGGCCTCATTGCGCCCATCGGGGAGTGGTGCCTGCGGGCCGCATGCCGCCAAGCGAAGGCGTGGCTCGACGCCGGCCGTCCGTTGAGCGTGGCGGTCAACCTGTCGCCGTATCAGGTGCTCACCGACGGCTTCCTCGACGTGGTGCGCGAAGTCCTCGACGAGACCGGCCTGCCCGCGCATTACCTCGAAATTGAAGTGACGGAGAGCGCCATGATGGACGCCGAGCGCGCCGAACGGTTTCTCGCCGGATGCCAGGCGCTCGGCATCGAGGTGTCGCTCGACGACTTCGGCACCGGCTATAGCTCGCTGAGTCGCCTGACGCACCTGCCGCTGAATGTCGTCAAGATCGATCGCGCCTTCACGCAGCGCGCGGTGGACGGGGGCCGTGCGCGCGCCCTGGTGGCGAGCATCGTGGACATCGCACACAATCTTGGCATGCGGTGCGTCGCGGAAGGCGTGGAGACGAAGGAACAGTTGTCCGTCATCGAGGCCCTCGGATGCGACGAGGCGCAGGGATTCTACTTCGCCCGCCCCGTCCCCCCATCCGATCTCGAAGCGCTCTCGATCACGGCAGGATAA
- a CDS encoding acyl-CoA thioesterase, whose protein sequence is MDEQERLRPKTCKESRATKILRVFPGDLNDHHTMFGGKLMAYIDDVASISAERHARAQTVTASTDSVDFLLPITEGHSVCLTSYVTSTGRTSMEVFVKVVIEHLRTGERKIAATAFLTFVALGPDGKPIPVPPVIPETQEEKALHESAPARAEARRKHREQSRLLAAHLKPDRLWEMV, encoded by the coding sequence ATGGACGAACAAGAGCGGCTTCGCCCGAAGACGTGCAAGGAGTCGCGTGCCACGAAAATCCTGCGCGTCTTCCCGGGCGATCTCAACGATCACCACACGATGTTCGGCGGCAAACTGATGGCCTACATCGACGACGTGGCCTCCATCTCCGCGGAGCGGCACGCCCGCGCGCAGACGGTGACGGCCTCCACCGACAGCGTCGATTTCCTGTTGCCCATCACCGAAGGGCACTCGGTATGCCTCACCTCGTACGTGACCTCGACAGGCCGCACGTCGATGGAAGTGTTCGTCAAGGTCGTGATCGAGCACCTGAGGACAGGCGAGCGCAAAATCGCGGCGACGGCGTTTCTGACGTTCGTCGCGCTGGGTCCGGACGGAAAGCCCATTCCGGTGCCGCCCGTCATCCCGGAGACGCAGGAGGAGAAGGCGCTGCACGAGAGCGCGCCGGCGCGCGCCGAGGCTCGCCGGAAGCACCGGGAGCAGAGCAGGCTGTTGGCCGCGCATCTGAAGCCGGATCGGCTGTGGGAAATGGTGTGA
- a CDS encoding Gfo/Idh/MocA family protein — protein sequence MSKVRWGILGCADIAVRKLIPGILSSETGELYAIASRDGAKAEDVARRFGAPRAYGSYEELLQDPDVDAVYIPLPNHLHKPWTIQAAEAGKHVLCEKPIALDAREAQAMVDACRAHGVHLAEAFMYRHHPRYNRVLELVQSGAIGPVRGIRGSFTFNNAADRGNIRYRRDWGGGSLYDVGCYPISAARLILGDEPVAATAHAFFSPDHDGVDMYLAGLVEFAGGVSLTFDCGMWAAERNEIEVVGANGRLILERAFLGEPVTLRVLSPEGERVETFDPLDPYALEVDDLGRAILEGKPLRFPPEDAVANMRVLDACLLSARTGRRVAIER from the coding sequence ATGAGCAAGGTTCGCTGGGGCATTCTCGGATGCGCGGATATCGCCGTCCGCAAGCTGATCCCTGGGATTCTGTCGTCCGAGACGGGGGAGCTTTACGCCATCGCCAGCCGCGATGGCGCCAAAGCCGAGGACGTGGCGCGCCGGTTTGGGGCGCCGCGCGCGTACGGGAGCTATGAGGAGCTCCTTCAGGATCCCGACGTCGACGCGGTGTACATCCCACTGCCGAATCACCTGCACAAGCCGTGGACCATCCAGGCGGCCGAGGCGGGGAAGCATGTGTTGTGCGAGAAACCCATCGCGCTCGACGCCCGCGAGGCGCAGGCGATGGTGGACGCCTGCAGGGCGCACGGCGTGCACCTCGCGGAGGCGTTCATGTACCGCCACCATCCGCGCTACAACAGGGTGCTCGAACTCGTCCAGTCCGGCGCCATCGGGCCCGTGCGCGGGATTCGCGGCTCGTTCACGTTCAACAACGCCGCCGACCGCGGCAATATCCGCTACCGCCGCGACTGGGGAGGCGGATCGCTCTACGACGTCGGCTGCTATCCCATTTCCGCCGCCAGGCTCATCCTTGGTGACGAGCCCGTCGCGGCCACGGCGCACGCGTTTTTCTCGCCCGATCACGACGGCGTCGACATGTACCTCGCGGGCCTCGTCGAGTTCGCGGGCGGCGTCTCGCTCACCTTCGACTGCGGCATGTGGGCGGCGGAACGGAACGAGATCGAGGTGGTCGGCGCAAACGGACGCCTCATCCTGGAGCGCGCCTTCCTCGGCGAGCCCGTGACCCTGCGCGTCCTTTCGCCCGAGGGCGAGCGTGTGGAGACGTTCGATCCGCTCGACCCCTACGCCCTCGAGGTGGACGATCTCGGCCGCGCCATCCTGGAAGGCAAGCCGCTTCGGTTCCCGCCCGAGGACGCGGTGGCCAACATGCGCGTGCTGGACGCGTGCCTTCTGTCGGCGCGCACGGGGCGGCGCGTCGCCATCGAGCGGTGA